Genomic window (Sulfurimonas sp.):
TAGCTTTTAATGCAATGCATGTAAGTACATTAGTTCACTATGCTTTTTTTGATGATAGCTTAGATTTTTATGCAAAAATAGGCGTTGGTAACATGAGTGCTAGTGAGGGTTCAAGTGGTTTTAGTATTGTTTATGGTGGTGGCATAGGATATAGATTTTCAAAGATGTGGAGTATGAAAATAGCTTATGATAAGTATGAAACTGATTATAAAAAAGGAAACCTTGATAAAAGGATTGATTTAGGTGTTGTATATAGTGCTATTGAGATTCAATTTTGATCAGACTAGATAATTATCTTGTTAAAAATTTATCTATCGGAAGTAGAACAAAGGCTCAAACACTTATAAAAGAGGGTCTTGTAAGCGTAGATTCTAAAGTAATACTAAAGAATTCATTTCAAGTTCAAGGTAGCGATGAGGTAACAGTACAAGAACATAAAAAGTATGTATCTCGTTCAGCTTTTAAGTTAGAGGCTTTTTTAGATGAGTTAAACTTAAGTGTAGATGCTATGGTAGCTTTAGATATAGGGGCATCTACTGGTGGTTTTACTCAAGTTTTACTAGAGCGTGGAGTAAAAGAAGTAAGTGCTGTTGATG
Coding sequences:
- a CDS encoding outer membrane beta-barrel protein — protein: MKIILAILIFCSVLLADRDGGPYIGIGYGLSSYGDDGIYKEVTESDSDTLVLYAGAYVNKHLSVELGYVNFNQGGDYKAVNDSNVEKSIAFNAMHVSTLVHYAFFDDSLDFYAKIGVGNMSASEGSSGFSIVYGGGIGYRFSKMWSMKIAYDKYETDYKKGNLDKRIDLGVVYSAIEIQF